Proteins found in one Aethina tumida isolate Nest 87 chromosome 1, icAetTumi1.1, whole genome shotgun sequence genomic segment:
- the LOC109603344 gene encoding SH2 domain-containing protein 4A, whose protein sequence is MLEQILRDMYIDPELLELLDEQQKQTLYCKMREEQVRRWKVWNEKLGDQPLQTKTNKKKKSVSFLKGSDGEPWVWVMGEHENDKTIEEILKEEALEKARKLAEKETEELRKLAMTECKEEYMSPKIEDLEEEIYCSIDELRNQINNKPALNNYSLNHYQNKNNRHNFVDTREVLQEISQKPQKVSSRVALWEKKVTEARTSEILKSIEKKNERLAKEAEEAAKNNEEVWQEQERKAKEAEQQIREIARRAREEHRLSTLDLDASYSIINSGLPPGKQAVIDWYRKSERGRLAGLDAHNNFQPWFHGLITRGDAEKLLLDQPHGTFLVRLSEKVWGYALSYRSKEKCKHYLVNAAQKYKFVNSTLDYNKLEDLISYHYQQPLTGGENLLRPCPRLTDAALKELV, encoded by the exons ATGTTGGAGCAAATCCTACGCGACATGTACATAGATCCGGAACTTCTGGAGCTGCTGGACGAGCAACAGAAGCAGACGCTCTACTGTAAAATGCGCGAGGAGCAAGTACGCAGATGGAAAGTGTGGAATGAAAAACTCGGCGACCAACCTCTCCAAACGAAAACTAACAAGAAAAAGAAAAGTGTCAGCTTCCTGAAGGGTTCAGACGGAGAGCCGTGGGTCTGGGTGATGGGGGAGCACGAAAACGACAAAACAATCGAGGAGATTTTAAAGGAAGAGGCGCTGGAAAAAGCCAGGAAGCTAGCGGAAAAAGAAACGGAGGAGTTAAGGAAGTTGGCTATGACTGAATGTAAGGAAGAATACATGTCGCCCAAAATCGAAGATCTGGAAGAGGAGATTTATTGTTCAATAGATGAACTACGCAATCAGATCAACAACAAACCTGCCTTGAATAACTACAGCTTGAACCACTACCAGAACAAGAATAACCGGCACAACTTTGTGGACACCAGAGAAGTGCTGCAAGAGATCTCGCAGAAACCTCAAAAGGTTTCATCCCGAGTTGCGTTGTGGGAGAAGAAAGTCACGGAAGCTCGCACCAGCGAGATTCTCAAATCCATCGAGAAGAAGAACGAAAGACTCGCGAAGGAGGCAGAGGAAGCTGCCAAGAATAACGAAGAAGTTTGGCAGGAACAAG AGAGGAAAGCAAAGGAGGCAGAACAGCAAATTAGAGAGATCGCTAGAAGAGCCAGGGAGGAACACAGATTGTCGACATTAGACCTGGACGCTTCCTACAGTATTATAAACTCGGGACTTCCTCCAGGAAAGCAAGCAGTCATAGACTGGTACAGAAAGAGTGAGAGGGGCAGATTGGCCGGGTTGGACGCGCACAATAATTTCCAGCCTTGGTTCCACG GTTTGATAACGAGAGGAGATGCGGAAAAACTTCTTTTGGATCAACCACATGGTACGTTTTTGGTACGTTTGTCGGAAAAAGTTTGGGGCTACGCCTTGTCGTACCGGTCGAAGGAGAAATGCAAACACTATTTGGTGAACGCTGCTCAGAAGTACAAATTCGTGAACAGCACTTTGGATTATAACAAGCTCG AGGATCTCATTAGCTATCACTACCAACAACCGTTGACCGGTGGAGAAAACCTCCTCCGCCCCTGTCCAAGACTAACGGACGCCGCCCTAAAAGAACTGGTTTGA
- the LOC109603425 gene encoding cyclin-dependent kinase-like 1 isoform X1 has protein sequence MEKYEQISVVGEGSYGVVLKCRHRETDQIVAVKKFLETEEDATIRKMALREIRMLKRLKHENLVTMIEVFRYKKRFYLVFEYLEGTVLDELDKIQGGLGDERSRERIFQVARAISYCHSNHIIHRDVKPENVLVSSLGVVKLCDFGFARHVSNSEVCTEYVATRWYRAPELLVGDPNYGAPVDIWAIGCLFAEMVTGDPLFPGESDIDQLFLIVKMLGKPCVRHQQLMLKNTQLKPMIKAPTSDNCLYKAFPLWSLQAIDFLSGCVKMDPNQRLTAEDILKHSYFTHDRFPQRFLPAIREKVNAEFNSPLLRKFKTEILMSTDKKDEIKPRRFSNNDQRWRFTLHEGSMKRKLSCDTLSNDNEKNLISLSKSSQRLNLTQKPPLMKQTSIPPPNKEKSGKQQQNGNNTAEMQMLEKSLESLAKFSQTKEETRSLSAQKELTPSPLLRSSPPEFQSLHFSVNECHKSQSTHSILHPSISNISFSKDPPKKSPSILQNRLTTQVPLLSKSQFLKKMERPAVIENMFDDAPLWLNSFTLKKKKEVKPKSDDFVLPNLPGASGSPGKPRKKSLQGVEDGQPTEVTPEYRYKRAKRKRVVLDISLPVKIKL, from the exons atggagAAGTATGAGCAAATATCAGTGGTCGGGGAGGGTTCCTACGGTGTGGTGTTGAAATGCAGACACCGAGAAACGGATCAAATTGTCGCTGTAAAAAAGTTCCTTGAAACTGAAGAAGATGCCACCATAAGGAAAATGGCTTTAAGGGAAATTCGCATGTTGAAA agactgaaacatgaaaattTGGTAACAATGATAGAGGTATTTAGGTACAAAAAACGCTTCTACTTGGTTTTCGAGTATCTTGAAGGCACCGTTCTGGACGAATTGGACAAAATACAAGGAGGTCTGGGTGATGAAAGAAGTCGTGAAAGGATCTTTCAAGTCGCTAGGGCAATAAGCTACTGTCATAGCAACCAC ATCATACATAGAGATGTGAAACCTGAAAATGTTCTAGTATCATCTTTAGGAGTGGTCAAACTGTGCGATTTCGGTTTCGCCAGACACGTCAGCAATTCGGAAGTCTGTACCGAATACGTGGCGACCAGATGGTACAGGGCTCCCGAATTGTTGGTCGGAGACCCGAATTATGGGGCTCCTGTCGATATCTGGGCGATTGGTTGTTTGTTCGCCGAAATGGTGACGGGCGACCCATTATTTCCGGGCGAAAGTGACATCGATCAATTGTTTCTGATCGTGAAGATGCTGGGTAAACCGTGTGTGCGCCACCAGCAGCTGATGCTGAAAAACACGCAGCTGAAGCCAATGATCAAAGCGCCCACTAGTGACAACTGCTTGTACAAAGCATTTCCGTTGTGGTCGTTGCAAGCAATAGATTTTTTAAGCGGTTGCGTGAAAATGGACCCGAATCAACGGTTGACAGCTGAGGATATACTTAAACATTCTTATTTCACGCACGATCGTTTTCCTCAGCGCTTCTTGCCGGCAATAAGGGAAAAAGTTAATGCTGAGTTCAACTCTCCGTTGCTGAGGAAGTTCAAGACGGAAATTTTGATGTCGACAGACAAAAAAGACGAAATCAAGCCTAGAAGGTTTTCCAACAATGACCAAAGGTGGAGGTTTACTTTACATGAAGGTAGTATGAAGAGAAAATTGTCCTGTGACACATTAAGTAACGACAACGAAAAAAACTTGATTAGTTTATCTAAAAGTAGTCAACGGTTGAATTTAACCCAAAAACCTCCACTGATGAAACAGACTTCTATTCCACCTCCGAATAAAGAAAAATCTGGAAAACAGCAACAGAACG GAAACAACACAGCCGAAATGCAGATGCTTGAAAAATCGTTGGAAAGTTTGGCGAAGTTTTCACAAACCAAAGAAGAAACCAGATCTCTGTCAGCACAAAAAGAACTAACACCAAGCCCTTTGTTAAGAAGTAGCCCTCCAGAGTTTCAATCCCTGCATTTTTCTGTGAACGAATGCCACAAATCACAATCGACGCATAGTATCTTGCACCCGAGCATCAGTAATATCAGCTTCAGTAAAGACCCCCCGAAAAAGTCGCCAAGTATATTACAAAACAGACTTACGACCCAGGTGCCGTTGTTAAGCAAGTCGCAGTTTTTGAAAAAGATGGAACGACCCGCTGTCATTGAGAACATGTTCGACGACGCACCTCTGTGGCTTAACAGCTTCAccttgaagaaaaaaaaggaGGTGAAGCCTAAATCGGACGATTTTGTATTGCCCAATTTGCCAGGAG CATCCGGAAGTCCGGGCAAGCCCAGAAAAAAAAGTCTGCAGGGAGTCGAGGATGGACAACCTACTGAGGTTACACCG GAGTATAGGTACAAAAGAGCTAAAAGGAAAAGGGTTGTTTTGGATATATCTTTGCctgtgaaaattaaattatag
- the LOC109603425 gene encoding cyclin-dependent kinase-like 1 isoform X2 produces the protein MEKYEQISVVGEGSYGVVLKCRHRETDQIVAVKKFLETEEDATIRKMALREIRMLKRLKHENLVTMIEVFRYKKRFYLVFEYLEGTVLDELDKIQGGLGDERSRERIFQVARAISYCHSNHIIHRDVKPENVLVSSLGVVKLCDFGFARHVSNSEVCTEYVATRWYRAPELLVGDPNYGAPVDIWAIGCLFAEMVTGDPLFPGESDIDQLFLIVKMLGKPCVRHQQLMLKNTQLKPMIKAPTSDNCLYKAFPLWSLQAIDFLSGCVKMDPNQRLTAEDILKHSYFTHDRFPQRFLPAIREKVNAEFNSPLLRKFKTEILMSTDKKDEIKPRRFSNNDQRWRFTLHEGSMKRKLSCDTLSNDNEKNLISLSKSSQRLNLTQKPPLMKQTSIPPPNKEKSGKQQQNGNNTAEMQMLEKSLESLAKFSQTKEETRSLSAQKELTPSPLLRSSPPEFQSLHFSVNECHKSQSTHSILHPSISNISFSKDPPKKSPSILQNRLTTQVPLLSKSQFLKKMERPAVIENMFDDAPLWLNSFTLKKKKEVKPKSDDFVLPNLPGASGSPGKPRKKSLQGVEDGQPTEVTPRIITPTIQKSPLKTFNGLI, from the exons atggagAAGTATGAGCAAATATCAGTGGTCGGGGAGGGTTCCTACGGTGTGGTGTTGAAATGCAGACACCGAGAAACGGATCAAATTGTCGCTGTAAAAAAGTTCCTTGAAACTGAAGAAGATGCCACCATAAGGAAAATGGCTTTAAGGGAAATTCGCATGTTGAAA agactgaaacatgaaaattTGGTAACAATGATAGAGGTATTTAGGTACAAAAAACGCTTCTACTTGGTTTTCGAGTATCTTGAAGGCACCGTTCTGGACGAATTGGACAAAATACAAGGAGGTCTGGGTGATGAAAGAAGTCGTGAAAGGATCTTTCAAGTCGCTAGGGCAATAAGCTACTGTCATAGCAACCAC ATCATACATAGAGATGTGAAACCTGAAAATGTTCTAGTATCATCTTTAGGAGTGGTCAAACTGTGCGATTTCGGTTTCGCCAGACACGTCAGCAATTCGGAAGTCTGTACCGAATACGTGGCGACCAGATGGTACAGGGCTCCCGAATTGTTGGTCGGAGACCCGAATTATGGGGCTCCTGTCGATATCTGGGCGATTGGTTGTTTGTTCGCCGAAATGGTGACGGGCGACCCATTATTTCCGGGCGAAAGTGACATCGATCAATTGTTTCTGATCGTGAAGATGCTGGGTAAACCGTGTGTGCGCCACCAGCAGCTGATGCTGAAAAACACGCAGCTGAAGCCAATGATCAAAGCGCCCACTAGTGACAACTGCTTGTACAAAGCATTTCCGTTGTGGTCGTTGCAAGCAATAGATTTTTTAAGCGGTTGCGTGAAAATGGACCCGAATCAACGGTTGACAGCTGAGGATATACTTAAACATTCTTATTTCACGCACGATCGTTTTCCTCAGCGCTTCTTGCCGGCAATAAGGGAAAAAGTTAATGCTGAGTTCAACTCTCCGTTGCTGAGGAAGTTCAAGACGGAAATTTTGATGTCGACAGACAAAAAAGACGAAATCAAGCCTAGAAGGTTTTCCAACAATGACCAAAGGTGGAGGTTTACTTTACATGAAGGTAGTATGAAGAGAAAATTGTCCTGTGACACATTAAGTAACGACAACGAAAAAAACTTGATTAGTTTATCTAAAAGTAGTCAACGGTTGAATTTAACCCAAAAACCTCCACTGATGAAACAGACTTCTATTCCACCTCCGAATAAAGAAAAATCTGGAAAACAGCAACAGAACG GAAACAACACAGCCGAAATGCAGATGCTTGAAAAATCGTTGGAAAGTTTGGCGAAGTTTTCACAAACCAAAGAAGAAACCAGATCTCTGTCAGCACAAAAAGAACTAACACCAAGCCCTTTGTTAAGAAGTAGCCCTCCAGAGTTTCAATCCCTGCATTTTTCTGTGAACGAATGCCACAAATCACAATCGACGCATAGTATCTTGCACCCGAGCATCAGTAATATCAGCTTCAGTAAAGACCCCCCGAAAAAGTCGCCAAGTATATTACAAAACAGACTTACGACCCAGGTGCCGTTGTTAAGCAAGTCGCAGTTTTTGAAAAAGATGGAACGACCCGCTGTCATTGAGAACATGTTCGACGACGCACCTCTGTGGCTTAACAGCTTCAccttgaagaaaaaaaaggaGGTGAAGCCTAAATCGGACGATTTTGTATTGCCCAATTTGCCAGGAG CATCCGGAAGTCCGGGCAAGCCCAGAAAAAAAAGTCTGCAGGGAGTCGAGGATGGACAACCTACTGAGGTTACACCG AGAATCATCACACCAACTATACAGAAATCACCTTTAAAAACATTCAacggtttaatttaa
- the LOC109603437 gene encoding zinc finger CCHC domain-containing protein 24 isoform X1: MQEIFIDIPQRTSYMTERCWCEKMSPTATLISQPTSLSALHGSRNRQQQDYNSSSSGSSLLTSFFPPTTNWYQYEGSDQYQHKLLSPNWTPFNNATYSYNLYNGYSSNFSDPIQDINDQLADLALDRRPIKRPPPSYLCHLCFQKGHYIKDCPQARPKGEGKTPYQGRKRCFGEYKCPKCKRKWMSGNSWANMGQECIKCHINVFPHKQRPLEKPDGLDVSDQSKVHPQHLCQKCKELGYYCRREQ; this comes from the exons ATGCAGGAGATTTTCATTGACATACCGCAACGAACTTCTTACATGACCGAAAG GTGCTGGTGTGAAAAAATGTCGCCGACAGCAACTCTAATTTCTCAACCAACAAGCTTGTCAGCTCTCCACGGTTCACGGAACCGTCAGCAACAGGATTACAACAGTTCGAGTTCCGGAAGTTCTTTGCTGACATCTTTCTTTCCACCAACCACGAACTGGTACCAGTACGAGGGTTCCGATCAATACCAA CATAAGTTGCTGTCGCCGAATTGGACGCCCTTCAACAATGCCACGTACTCGTACAACCTGTATAATGGTTATTCGAGCAACTTCAGCGATCCCATTCAGGACATTAACGACCAGTTGGCGGATTTGGCGTTGGATAGGAGGCCAATAAAAAGGCCGCCGCCCAGTTACTTATGCCATTTGTGTTTCCAGAAGGGCCATTACATCAAAGACTGTCCACAA gctCGTCCAAAGGGAGAGGGAAAAACCCCATATCAGGGCAGGAAACGGTGTTTCGGCGAGTACAAATGTCCAAAGTGCAAGAGGAAATGGATGTCGGGAAATTCGTGGGCAAACATGGGACAGGAATGCATCAAATGTCACATAAACGTTTTCCCCCACAAACAA cGTCCTTTGGAGAAACCAGACGGACTGGACGTTTCGGATCAATCGAAGGTCCATCCTCAGCATCTTTGTCAGAAATGCAAGGAACTGGGTTactattgtagaagagaacaGTGA
- the LOC109603437 gene encoding zinc finger CCHC domain-containing protein 24 isoform X2 — MSPTATLISQPTSLSALHGSRNRQQQDYNSSSSGSSLLTSFFPPTTNWYQYEGSDQYQHKLLSPNWTPFNNATYSYNLYNGYSSNFSDPIQDINDQLADLALDRRPIKRPPPSYLCHLCFQKGHYIKDCPQARPKGEGKTPYQGRKRCFGEYKCPKCKRKWMSGNSWANMGQECIKCHINVFPHKQRPLEKPDGLDVSDQSKVHPQHLCQKCKELGYYCRREQ, encoded by the exons ATGTCGCCGACAGCAACTCTAATTTCTCAACCAACAAGCTTGTCAGCTCTCCACGGTTCACGGAACCGTCAGCAACAGGATTACAACAGTTCGAGTTCCGGAAGTTCTTTGCTGACATCTTTCTTTCCACCAACCACGAACTGGTACCAGTACGAGGGTTCCGATCAATACCAA CATAAGTTGCTGTCGCCGAATTGGACGCCCTTCAACAATGCCACGTACTCGTACAACCTGTATAATGGTTATTCGAGCAACTTCAGCGATCCCATTCAGGACATTAACGACCAGTTGGCGGATTTGGCGTTGGATAGGAGGCCAATAAAAAGGCCGCCGCCCAGTTACTTATGCCATTTGTGTTTCCAGAAGGGCCATTACATCAAAGACTGTCCACAA gctCGTCCAAAGGGAGAGGGAAAAACCCCATATCAGGGCAGGAAACGGTGTTTCGGCGAGTACAAATGTCCAAAGTGCAAGAGGAAATGGATGTCGGGAAATTCGTGGGCAAACATGGGACAGGAATGCATCAAATGTCACATAAACGTTTTCCCCCACAAACAA cGTCCTTTGGAGAAACCAGACGGACTGGACGTTTCGGATCAATCGAAGGTCCATCCTCAGCATCTTTGTCAGAAATGCAAGGAACTGGGTTactattgtagaagagaacaGTGA
- the LOC109603389 gene encoding tudor and KH domain-containing protein homolog: MQFIRRSISLVVGVTVFTVSGYLLYMLFKQDDDDEYDGVTVSKNSYRQTVELRIPKDAVGVVIGRNGQNIKSIQESSNTYINFKDRDEKTKICMIKGTRECCIVAENLIKDLIKNEPVIECEDVWVPIKSVGKIIGRCGEKINEIRVMSGAKLIIQDDDKEKTTKRISIKGTKEQIVVAKSLVDEIVDQCLEMQAKMDSILAKREPRGPLKNGTNIQNEAPKKEKLPESGQPNTQFEVYVSAVVTPSKFWVQIVGPKASELDMLVEEMTEYYNKEDNRNLHVLDSVKVGDLVAGIFQYDNKWYRAEVISVNETENSADLYYVDYGDQDTVNISKVYELRTDFLSLNFQAIQCHLAKVLPVGDDWTTEAIDKFEELSHTAQWKKLSAKVSGYTNPTQSRSKRSGSPVPCIDLVDVSEEKDINVAEELVRSGLAIAKPEDLQQVTKEARFRTNRFELSPPRTK, from the exons ATGca GTTTATTAGGCGCTCGATTTCCCTTGTGGTCGGTGTGACCGTCTTCACCGTTTCGGGGTATTTGCTCTACATGCTTTTTAAACAGGACGATGACGACGAATACGACGGTGTCACAGTGTCGAAGAATTCCTATCGACAAACTGTGGAACTGCGAATTCCGAAAGATGCAGTGGGAGTAGTGATTGGTCGCAACGGCCAAAATATCAAAAGCATCCAAGAAAGTTCGAACACCTACATCAATTTTAAGGACAGGGatgaaaagacaaaaatttgCATGATCAAAGGTACACGCGAGTGCTGCATTGTTGCGGAAAATCTCATCAAAGATTTGATCAAAAACGAGCCGGTTATCGAATGCGAAGATGTGTGGGTGCCTATTAAAAGCGTCGGTAAAATTATCGGTCGGTGCGGTGAGAAGATCAATGAAATACGCGTCATGTCTGGTGCTAAATTGATCATACAAGATGATGACAAAGAGAAAACTACTAAGAGGATTTCCATTAAAGGTACTAAGGAGCAGATTGTTGTGGCCAAGTCTCTAGTTGATGAAATTGTTGATCAATGTTTGGAAATGCAAGCAAAAATGGACTCAATTTTGGCTAAAAGAGAACCAAGAGGACCATTGAAAAATGGCACAAACATTCAGAATGAAGCACCAAAAAAAGAGAAATTACCTGAAAGTG gtCAACCGAATACCCAGTTTGAAGTTTATGTGTCAGCAGTGGTGACTCCATCCAAGTTTTGGGTACAAATCGTCGGTCCAAAAGCTTCTGAACTGGACATGCTCGTCGAAGAAATGACCGAATACTACAACAAAGAAGACAATCGTAATTTGCACGTGCTCGATAGCGTAAAAGTAGGCGATTTGGTTGCAGGAATTTTCCAATACGATAATAAATGGTACAGAGCTGAAGTAATAAGTGTCAATGAGACGGAAAATTCTGctgatttatattatgttgATTATGGAGATCAGGACACTGTTAACATTAGCAAAGTGTACGAATTGAGGACAGACTTTTTGAGCCTCAATTTTCAAGCAATTCAGTGTCACCTGGCCAAAGTTc TGCCAGTTGGCGATGACTGGACAACAGAAGCGATAGACAAGTTTGAGGAGCTCTCGCACACCGCCCAGTGGAAGAAATTGTCGGCTAAAGTGAGCGGCTACACAAATCCGACGCAGTCGCGGTCCAAAAGGAGTGGTTCGCCGGTACCGTGCATTGATCTGGTGGACGTAAGCGAAGAAAAGGACATTAACGTGGCTGAGGAGTTGGTGAGAAGCGGCCTCGCCATCGCCAAACCAGAGGATCTGCAGCAGGTCACGAAAGAGGCACGGTTTCGTACCAACAGATTCGAATTAAGTCCACCCAGGACGAAATAG
- the LOC109603234 gene encoding chromatin assembly factor 1 p55 subunit, which translates to MGDKGDAEAFDDAVEERVINEEYKIWKKNTPFLYDLVMTHALEWPSLTAQWLPDVTRPDGKDHSIHRLILGTHTSDEQNHLLIASVQLPNEDAQFDASHYDNEKGEFGGFGSVSGKIEIEIKINHEGEVNRARYMPQNPCVIATKTPSSDVLVFDYTKHPSKPDPNGECFPDLRLRGHQKEGYGLSWNPNLNGYLLSASDDHTICLWDINATPKDNRIIDAKTIFTGHTAVVEDVAWHLLHESLFGSVADDQKLMIWDTRCNNTSKPSHTVDAHTAEVNCLSFNPYSEFILATGSADKTVALWDLRNLKLKLHSFESHKDEIFQVQWSPHNETILASSGTDRRLHVWDLSKIGEEQSPEDAEDGPPELLFIHGGHTAKISDFSWNPNEPWVICSVSEDNIMQVWQMAENIYNDEEPEQQASDIETAAS; encoded by the exons ATGGGGGATAAAGGAGATGCTG AAGCATTCGACGATGCGGTGGAGGAGCGCGTTATAAACGAAGAATACAAAATATGGAAGAAGAACACCCCATTCTTGTACGACTTGGTCATGACCCATGCACTTGAATGGCCCTCCTTGACCGCCCAGTGGCTGCCGGATGTAACGCGTCCCGACGGTAAGGACCACTCGATCCACCGCCTCATCCTCGGTACACACACCTCGGACGAACAAAACCACCTGCTGATTGCTAGCGTTCAGCTACCGAACGAGGACGCCCAGTTCGATGCAAGCCACTATGACAATGAGAAAGGTGAGTTTGGGGGCTTTGGGTCTGTATCAGGGAAGATAGAGATCGAGATCAAAATAAACCACGAAGGTGAGGTGAACAGGGCGCGGTACATGCCGCAGAACCCCTGTGTGATTGCCACCAAAACTCCGTCAAGTGACGTGCTGGTATTCGACTACACGAAACATCCGAGCAAGCCTGATCCGAACGGCGAATGCTTTCCTGATCTGCGTCTGCGCGGTCACCAGAAAGAAGGTTACGGATTGTCATGGAACCCGAACTTGAACGGATACCTCTTGTCCGCCAGCGACGATCACACGATCTGTTTATGGGATATAAACGCCACACCAAAGGATAACAGAATTATCGACGCCAAGACCATATTCACCGGCCACACAGCCGTTGTGGAAGACGTGGCGTGGCACTTGTTGCACGAGAGCCTCTTCGGTTCGGTCGCCGACGATCAGAAACTTATGATATGGGACACGCGTTGCAACAACACAAGCAAACCGTCGCACACTGTCGATGCACACACCGCCGAAGTTAACTGTCTTAGCTTTAATCCCTACTCGGAGTTTATCCTGGCAACAGGTAGCGCAGACAAAACGGTGGCATTGTGGGACTTGCGAAACCTGAAGTTAAAACTGCACAGCTTCGAATCGCATAAGGATGAGATCTTCCAGGTGCAGTGGTCACCACATAACGAAACGATTCTCGCCTCGTCTGGCACAGATAGGAGGTTACACGTTTGGGATTTAAGTAAGATTGGTGAGGAACAGAGTCCAGAGGATGCTGAGGACGGCCCACCGGAACTTTTGTTCATTCACGGAGGACACACCGCCAAAATTTCTG ATTTCAGTTGGAACCCGAACGAGCCGTGGGTGATTTGCTCCGTATCTGAAGATAACATAATGCAAGTGTGGCAAATGGCCGAGAACATTTACAACGATGAAGAGCCAGAACAGCAGGCCAGCGATATTGAAACGGCGGCAAGTTAA
- the LOC109603295 gene encoding homogentisate 1,2-dioxygenase produces the protein MAELKYLRGFGSEFQSEDPRCPDSLPKDQNSPQICPYGLYAEQLSGSAFTAPRNENKRSWLYRIRPSVAHKPFRKFSSKNCVTNDWDEEEPDPNQMRWNPFDLPTTKTDFVDGLYTVCGSGDPRTKLGLAIHIYSCNSSMENRAISNSDGDFLIVPQMGELLITTEFGKLTVKPNEIVVIQQGMRFRIDVNEPSRGYILEVYGRHFTLPDLGPIGANGLANPRDFLTPVAWYEDKDQNYEVVVKYQGKMFVCDMDHSPFDVVAWHGNYVPYKYDLSKFMVINSVSFDHCDPSIFTVLTCQSDKSGTAIADFVIFPPRWSVQEHTFRPPYYHRNCMSEFMGLIFGEYEAKKGAFLPGGATLHSIMTPHGPDVNCFEYASKEVLKPSRIADNTQAFMFESCLGLAVTKWGAKTCEKLDPDYYKCWQGLKKHFTGDK, from the exons ATGGCAGAATTAAAG TACTTACGTGGGTTTGGTTCGGAGTTTCAATCCGAAGATCCAAGATGTCCGGATTCATTGCCAAAGGATCAGAACTCTCCACAAATCTGTCCTTACGGTTTATATGCCGAGCAATTATCCGGTTCTGCGTTCACGGCTCCTCGAAACGAAAACAAACGCAGTTGGCTCTATCGTATCCGCCCTTCGGTTGCTCATAAACCTTTCAGGAAGTTCTCGTCCAAGAATTGTGTTACCAACGATTGGGATGAAGAAGAACCCGACCCCAATCAG atgagATGGAATCCTTTCGACTTACCAACAACCAAAACAGACTTCGTGGATGGTCTTTACACGGTTTGCGGCTCGGGGGATCCCCGCACAAAACTAGGACTGGCAATTCACATCTACTCGTGCAATTCCTCCATGGAAAATCGGGCCATTTCTAATTCGGACGGTGATTTCTTGATAGTCCCACAAATGGGTGAACTTTTGATCACCACTGAATTCGGCAAACTTACAGTCAAACCGAACGAGATCGTGGTCATTCAACAAGGCATGAGGTTTAGAATTGACGTAAATGAACCTTCGAGAGGGTATATTTTGGAGGTGTACGGGAGACATTTTACTTTACCGGATTTGGGGCCGATCGGAGCGAATGGATTGGCAAATCCGAGAGATTTTCTTACGCCTGTTGCTTGGTACGAAGACAAAGATCAAAACTATGAAGTGGTAGTCAAGTACCAaggtaaaatgtttgtttgtgACATGGACCACAGTCCGTTTGACGTTGTTGCTTGGCACGGGAATTATGTGCCTTACAAATACGATCTGTCCAAATTTATGGTCATTAACTCAGTATCTTTCGATCACTGT GATCCGTCGATTTTCACAGTTTTAACCTGTCAATCAGATAAATCTGGAACAGCGATCGCAGATTTTGTGATCTTTCCACCGCGTTGGTCTGTACAGGAACACACTTTTCGACCACCCTATTATCATAGAAATTGTATGTCTGAATTTATGGGATTGATATTCGGAGAGTACGAGGCGAAGAAAGGAGCGTTTTTGCCTGGAGGTGCTACACTTCACAGCATCATGACACCGCATGGTCCAGACGTTAATTGCTTCGAATATGCTAGTAAAGAGGTTTTGAAACCTTCCAGAATTGCTGATAATACTCAA GCGTTTATGTTCGAGAGTTGTTTAGGACTAGCCGTGACTAAATGGGGCGCTAAAACTTGCGAAAAATTGGATCCCGATTACTACAAATGTTGGCAAGGATTGAAGAAACATTTTACtggtgataaataa